One window of Nocardia sp. NBC_00508 genomic DNA carries:
- the dtd gene encoding D-aminoacyl-tRNA deacylase, with the protein MRAILQRVSSARVTVDDQVVGRIDPVSDGVPHGLVALVGVTHSDTEATAKALADKVWRLRILDRERSAADLRAPILVVSQFTLYADTAKGRRPSWSAAAPGAVAEPLVEAFERALRELGATVATGRFGAHMHIDLVNDGPVTLMVEM; encoded by the coding sequence GTGCGAGCCATTTTGCAGCGTGTGAGTTCGGCGCGGGTGACCGTCGACGACCAAGTCGTCGGCCGCATCGATCCGGTGTCCGACGGTGTACCGCACGGCCTGGTCGCCCTGGTCGGCGTGACGCACTCCGACACCGAGGCGACCGCGAAGGCGTTGGCCGACAAGGTGTGGCGGTTGCGCATCCTCGACCGCGAGCGGTCGGCCGCGGACCTGCGGGCCCCGATTCTGGTGGTCAGTCAGTTCACGCTGTACGCGGACACCGCCAAGGGCAGGCGCCCGTCCTGGTCGGCGGCCGCGCCCGGCGCTGTCGCCGAACCCCTCGTGGAAGCGTTCGAGCGGGCACTGCGCGAACTGGGCGCTACCGTGGCCACCGGGCGATTCGGTGCGCATATGCACATCGATCTGGTGAACGATGGCCCGGTCACCCTGATGGTGGAGATGTGA
- a CDS encoding YbaB/EbfC family nucleoid-associated protein, whose amino-acid sequence MTNELAKAEMAALLEEVQEQMRTAARVQQERARLVGSASVRGKRVTVFVNADGTVIETKFGPGIEDLSYAEIAKAITEAAQAAAVDVARRGQQLMAPLHDSRARLPKLSDLIEGMPDFTRQVPQPPKVSTAPPGAAERQVRAAGPEDGSTAMEFSNVETYDHAGATDRGVTDSSW is encoded by the coding sequence ATGACGAACGAACTGGCCAAGGCGGAGATGGCCGCGCTGTTGGAGGAAGTCCAGGAGCAGATGCGCACCGCCGCCAGGGTGCAGCAGGAACGTGCTCGACTGGTCGGCAGCGCTTCGGTGCGCGGCAAGCGGGTGACAGTGTTCGTGAACGCGGACGGCACGGTCATCGAGACCAAATTCGGTCCCGGTATCGAGGACCTGAGCTACGCCGAGATCGCCAAGGCGATCACCGAGGCGGCGCAGGCGGCAGCCGTCGACGTCGCCCGCCGGGGTCAGCAGTTGATGGCGCCGCTGCACGATTCGCGAGCGCGGTTGCCCAAGCTGTCCGACCTGATCGAGGGCATGCCCGACTTCACACGTCAGGTCCCGCAACCGCCGAAGGTGTCCACGGCCCCGCCGGGTGCGGCCGAGCGGCAGGTGCGTGCCGCCGGTCCGGAAGACGGCAGTACCGCCATGGAATTCAGCAATGTGGAGACCTACGACCACGCCGGGGCCACGGACCGCGGAGTCACCGATTCCAGTTGGTGA
- a CDS encoding WXG100 family type VII secretion target: MAEERIELDPDLLRQAARKTGHVRDRINSVMSTLQTSLAGRGAPWGNDKIGDNFYNGPNGNDGYRASRENLTTNSANTASTLGNLSTNQTDTADYLARQDRRNGDGFR, translated from the coding sequence ATGGCGGAGGAGCGGATCGAACTCGACCCCGACCTGCTGCGGCAGGCGGCACGGAAGACCGGACATGTCCGCGATCGCATCAACTCCGTGATGTCCACCCTGCAGACCTCGCTGGCCGGTCGCGGCGCGCCGTGGGGCAACGACAAAATCGGCGACAACTTCTACAACGGGCCCAACGGCAACGATGGCTACCGGGCCTCGCGAGAGAACCTGACCACCAACTCGGCGAACACGGCCAGCACCCTCGGCAATCTCTCCACCAACCAGACCGACACCGCCGATTACCTGGCTCGCCAGGATCGCCGCAACGGCGATGGCTTCCGGTAA